In Thunnus maccoyii chromosome 11, fThuMac1.1, whole genome shotgun sequence, one genomic interval encodes:
- the rdh1 gene encoding retinol dehydrogenase 1, with product MFMQKLISCFSSQVSTDSLTTDLLEVILSHLALTFALLLAALAALSWYIRDSYKVDGFNQKHVFITGCDSGFGNLLARQLDQKGFHVIAACLTEEGAAALASKASPRLKTLLLNVTDSESIRRAVEFVSREVRERGLWGLVNNAGRSIPIGPTEWMQLEDFTKVLDVNLVGVIEVTLQFLPLLKKAQGRVVNVASILGRLALTGGGYCLSKWGVEAFSDSLRRDMQHFGIKVSIIEPGFFKTAVTRLDLIEADLRRLWARVPQDVKDSYGTTYFDDYLKAQDFSMGLLCSPDISKVTRCMEHALTACFPRTRYGAGWDAKFFWIPLSYLPSFVSDFVISVLLPRPKDETKSSKQHIN from the exons atgttcatg CAGAAACTCATCTCATGTTTCTCCTCTCAGGTGTCAACTGACAGCCTAACAACAGATCTATTAGAG gtgatCCTGTCACACCTGGCTTTAACCTTTGCTTTACTTCTGGCTGCTCTCGCCGCCCTCAGCTGGTACATCAGAGATTCCTACAAGGTCGATGGCTTCAACCAGAAGCATGTGTTCATCACAGGCTGTGACAGCGGCTTTGGGAATCTGCTGGCTAGACAGCTGGATCAAAAAGGTTTCCACGTCATAGCTGCGTGTCTCACGGAGGAAGGTGCAGCAGCTTTGGCATCCAAGGCCTCCCCCAGACTGAAGACCCTCCTGTTGAACGTTACAGACAGTGAGAGCATCAGGAGGGCGGTGGAGTTTGTGAGCAGAGAGGTCAGAGAGCGAG GTCTGTGGGGGCTGGTGAACAACGCCGGCAGGTCCATACCGATCGGCCCAACAGAATGGATGCAGTTAGAGGATTTCACAAAGGTTTTGGATGTGAATCTGGTCGGAGTCATTGAAGTGACCCTCCAGTTTCTGCCACTCCTGAAGAAAGCACAGGGTAGGGTGGTAAATGTGGCCAGTATTCTGGGCAGACTGGCGCTCACAGGTGGAGGCTACTGCCTTTCCAAGTGGGGAGTGGAAGCCTTCTCCGACAGCCTCAG GAGGGACATGCAACACTTTGGCATCAAAGTGAGCATTATTGAACCTGGTTTCTTCAAGACAGCCGTGACCCGGCTGGATCTTATTGAAGCCGACCTGAGGAGGCTGTGGGCCCGCGTCCCTCAAGATGTTAAAGACTCCTATGGAACGACATACTTTGACGACT ATTTGAAAGCTCAGGACTTCTCTATGGGCTTGTTGTGCAGCCCAGACATCTCCAAGGTGACCAGGTGTATGGAGCACGCCTTGACTGCCTGTTTCCCACGCACACGTTACGGTGCAGGGTGGGATGCCAAATTTTTCTGGATTCCTCTGTCCTACCTCCCGTCATTTGTGTCAGATTTTGTCATAAGTGTGCTTCTTCCTCGACCTAAAGATGAGACGAAGTCCAGCAAGCAGCACATAAACTAA